One window of Candidatus Binatia bacterium genomic DNA carries:
- a CDS encoding exonuclease domain-containing protein, which yields MRDKLHDYLLERPGGASPRELLDLVFTQPGADPEFGPRFLHGMLAHDARFVFREEAGTWNARMHDALARPLNDTTFVVVDLETTGGSAAAANIIEIGAARIHGGRVIKEFQQLVNPGVRLPPFITHLTGIDDEMLCGQPRVAAVWPRFVEFLGDGVLVAHNAAFDVGFLNAAAVAHSGRPLPHPHLCTLRLTRRLIPELRRRSLDVVAGHFGIPTSDRHRALGDVRITVEIFFHLIELLAARGIEHLHQALDLQHHARDGRRFVCPLPREKVEQLPAQPGIYHFFGADNRLLYIGKAKNLRERVSSYLSNAAGHSNKTLDLIRHSCDVRVQIAGSELEAALAEAEAIRQHKPPYNRLGKHLPRIAFLKLSVGDEYPRLSITEKLGTGKARYVGPFRSREQAGELLGLLTRQFRLRTCAGRLRPDAS from the coding sequence GTGCGCGACAAGCTCCACGATTACCTCCTTGAGCGACCCGGAGGGGCGTCGCCGCGCGAGTTACTGGATCTCGTCTTCACCCAACCTGGCGCCGACCCGGAGTTCGGACCACGGTTTCTGCACGGGATGTTGGCGCACGATGCGCGATTCGTCTTCCGGGAAGAGGCTGGAACTTGGAATGCACGGATGCACGACGCCTTGGCCCGCCCGTTGAACGACACCACTTTCGTCGTCGTCGATCTGGAAACGACCGGTGGTTCTGCTGCCGCGGCCAACATCATTGAGATCGGTGCGGCGCGCATCCACGGCGGTCGCGTCATCAAGGAGTTTCAGCAGCTCGTCAATCCTGGGGTCCGACTGCCGCCGTTCATCACGCACCTGACGGGAATTGACGACGAGATGCTGTGCGGCCAACCCCGAGTCGCAGCCGTGTGGCCGCGGTTTGTGGAGTTCCTCGGCGACGGCGTGCTCGTCGCCCACAACGCCGCCTTCGACGTCGGCTTCCTCAATGCAGCGGCGGTGGCACACAGCGGCCGCCCGCTGCCCCATCCGCATCTCTGCACGCTCCGACTGACCCGCCGGCTCATCCCGGAACTCCGCCGCCGCTCGCTCGATGTCGTGGCCGGCCACTTCGGCATACCGACTAGCGACCGGCACCGTGCTCTCGGCGATGTCCGCATCACGGTGGAGATCTTTTTTCACCTGATCGAGCTGCTGGCTGCGCGCGGCATCGAACACCTGCATCAGGCCCTGGACCTGCAGCACCACGCGCGTGATGGCCGACGGTTTGTCTGCCCGCTGCCGCGAGAGAAGGTGGAGCAACTCCCGGCTCAGCCGGGGATTTATCATTTCTTCGGTGCCGATAACCGCCTGCTGTACATCGGCAAAGCCAAGAATCTGCGTGAACGGGTCAGCAGCTACCTGAGTAACGCCGCAGGGCACTCGAACAAGACCCTCGACCTGATCCGCCACAGCTGCGATGTCCGCGTACAGATAGCCGGTTCGGAGTTGGAAGCGGCGCTGGCGGAAGCCGAAGCGATCCGGCAGCACAAGCCGCCGTACAATCGGCTGGGCAAGCACCTGCCGCGTATCGCCTTTTTGAAGCTCTCCGTGGGCGATGAGTATCCACGACTCTCGATCACGGAGAAGCTCGGGACAGGCAAGGCGCGGTACGTAGGGCCCTTTCGTAGCCGAGAGCAAGCGGGGGAGTTGCTGGGGTTGTTGACACGGCAGTTCCGTCTCCGCACCTGTGCGGGCCGGCTGCGACCGGACGCGTC
- the prfB gene encoding peptide chain release factor 2 (programmed frameshift), with protein sequence MEDAVLKDRIASVEQRLNAFGGIFDVAQREARIAELNAQAAAPDFWNDSEQAQRILKERSELFEPIAAWRKQLEGLEDAKVFAELAAEGAEEAEAESRTKLNEVEAVLDQLDLQRKLGGEHDAGNAIVTLHPGAGGTEAQDWAEMLLRMYLRWAERHGFKTELIDIQPGEGAGIKSATITVEGAYAYGYLHAEAGIHRLVRISPFDSNARRHTSFASIFIYPQIDEEVEVEIDEGDLRIDTYRSSGAGGQHVNKTDSAVRLTHLPTGIVVACQNERSQHKNKSMAMKILRARLYELEKEKQRERMAVLNKTKKDIAWGSQIRSYVLHPYRMVKDHRTGVEVGNADAVLDGDLDQFIEAYLQAQAA encoded by the exons ATGGAAGACGCAGTGTTGAAGGATCGAATCGCCTCTGTCGAGCAGCGGCTCAACGCCTTC GGAGGCATCTTTGACGTTGCACAACGGGAAGCACGCATCGCCGAGCTCAATGCCCAAGCCGCGGCGCCGGATTTCTGGAACGACAGCGAACAGGCCCAGCGTATCCTGAAAGAACGGTCAGAGCTTTTCGAGCCCATCGCCGCATGGCGCAAGCAGCTCGAAGGGCTTGAAGATGCCAAAGTGTTCGCCGAACTGGCCGCCGAAGGGGCCGAGGAGGCCGAGGCGGAGAGCAGGACGAAGCTCAATGAGGTGGAGGCCGTCCTCGACCAGCTCGATCTGCAACGCAAGCTCGGTGGCGAGCACGACGCCGGGAACGCCATCGTGACGCTGCATCCGGGCGCCGGCGGCACCGAAGCGCAAGATTGGGCTGAGATGCTGCTGCGCATGTATCTGCGCTGGGCGGAACGGCACGGCTTCAAGACCGAGTTGATCGACATCCAACCGGGTGAAGGTGCGGGCATCAAAAGCGCGACCATCACCGTCGAGGGCGCGTACGCGTATGGCTACCTGCACGCGGAGGCCGGCATTCACCGGTTGGTTCGTATCTCGCCGTTCGATTCCAACGCCCGCCGCCACACCTCCTTCGCCTCAATCTTCATCTATCCCCAAATAGACGAAGAGGTGGAGGTGGAAATCGACGAGGGGGATCTGCGTATCGACACCTATCGCTCCAGCGGCGCCGGCGGCCAGCACGTGAATAAGACCGATTCCGCGGTGCGCCTCACACACCTGCCCACTGGCATCGTGGTGGCCTGCCAGAACGAGCGCTCGCAGCATAAGAACAAGTCGATGGCGATGAAGATCCTGCGGGCTCGCTTGTATGAGTTGGAGAAGGAGAAGCAGCGCGAGAGGATGGCGGTGCTGAACAAGACGAAGAAGGATATCGCGTGGGGCAGCCAGATCCGCTCGTACGTCCTGCACCCATATCGCATGGTCAAAGACCACCGTACCGGGGTCGAGGTCGGCAACGCCGACGCCGTGCTGGACGGTGATCTCGATCAGTTCATCGAAGCTTATCTGCAAGCGCAGGCGGCGTGA
- the ybeY gene encoding rRNA maturation RNase YbeY: MVGVIRRCSLPGVSVAGIRADARRLLRALEEDGAELAVSLVDDAEIQHLNHEYRGKNRPTDVLAFAMREGPRAPGDEAVLGDVVISLQTASRQARRRRVSEADEVRTLLIHGVLHLLGYDHERSLAEARRMKALERRLHLVLEGKGSAACLSRSGH; encoded by the coding sequence ATGGTTGGCGTCATCCGCCGCTGTAGTCTCCCCGGCGTCAGTGTTGCCGGGATCCGTGCCGACGCACGTCGCCTGTTACGCGCGCTCGAGGAAGACGGGGCCGAACTTGCCGTCAGCCTGGTGGACGATGCGGAGATCCAGCATCTCAACCACGAATATCGGGGCAAGAACCGTCCCACCGACGTCCTCGCCTTCGCCATGCGTGAAGGACCACGCGCCCCGGGCGATGAGGCGGTGCTGGGTGACGTGGTGATTTCGCTCCAAACCGCGTCCCGGCAAGCGCGCCGTCGCCGCGTATCGGAGGCCGATGAGGTGCGGACCTTGTTGATCCACGGCGTGCTGCACCTGCTCGGGTACGACCATGAACGTTCGCTGGCGGAAGCCCGCCGGATGAAAGCCCTGGAGCGGCGGCTGCACCTGGTCTTGGAGGGAAAGGGCAGCGCCGCTTGCCTTTCTCGGAGCGGGCATTAA